In one Candidatus Planktophila vernalis genomic region, the following are encoded:
- the pgeF gene encoding peptidoglycan editing factor PgeF: MPSVFTTRRNGASLAPYESLNLAQHVGDCAETVARNRELLSKITGPIQFMNQVHRDEVVEVKSIGDDPTCDALITREPGIALAVMVADCIPLLLSSSTVVGAVHVGRRGLMNSVAVKAVDAMRTLGADQIHAQLGPSICGRCYEVPQELADEVVAKHPAASSLTNNLTPALDLPRALIADLVAIGVTYEASTICTLENDEYFSYRRHNITGRNAGVVWL, from the coding sequence TTGCCTAGCGTTTTTACTACTAGGCGCAATGGCGCAAGCCTTGCGCCCTATGAGTCATTGAACTTAGCTCAACATGTGGGTGATTGTGCTGAGACTGTTGCACGTAATCGCGAACTTCTATCGAAAATTACTGGACCTATTCAGTTTATGAATCAAGTCCATCGTGATGAAGTTGTTGAAGTAAAGAGTATTGGTGATGACCCAACCTGTGATGCCTTGATTACACGTGAGCCAGGAATTGCCTTAGCGGTGATGGTTGCTGACTGCATTCCGCTTTTGCTCTCATCATCAACAGTTGTTGGCGCAGTCCACGTTGGCAGGCGTGGGCTCATGAATTCAGTGGCGGTTAAAGCTGTCGATGCGATGCGAACACTAGGTGCAGATCAAATTCATGCCCAGTTAGGTCCATCTATTTGCGGGCGGTGTTATGAAGTTCCACAAGAGTTAGCCGATGAAGTAGTTGCTAAGCATCCTGCGGCATCATCTCTGACTAACAACTTAACCCCGGCGTTGGATTTACCGAGAGCTTTGATTGCAGATTTAGTAGCAATCGGTGTTACCTATGAAGCTTCAACAATCTGTACTTTGGAAAATGATGAGTATTTCTCCTATCGCCGCCATAACATCACGGGAAGAAATGCAGGTGTGGTGTGGCTATAG
- the mraY gene encoding phospho-N-acetylmuramoyl-pentapeptide-transferase translates to MRQILIAGAFALAFALFGTKVLIRILAARGYGQIIRDDGPSTHKTKHGTPTMGGIIFILAAIFGYLMAHLISGTPTTASALLVIGLVVGLGFVGFLDDWLKVSRQNSRGLKGRYKLLAQASLAGVFGYAGLQFADQYKLTPISQYLSTVKETSIYLGTGLVIAFVILMVMSASNGVNLTDGLDGLATGATIMTFLAFVLIGVWEFGQSCSIDAITTANCYQVRDPLDLAVLAAAFAGGCTGFLWWNTAPAKIIMGDTGSLALGAAIAGFATTLRVELLLIPLGGLFVIVTMSVVIQTLYFKLSGGKRVFRMAPLHHHFELKGWAEITVVIRFWIIAGLCVAGGLGLFYAQWVAK, encoded by the coding sequence ATGAGACAGATCCTTATCGCAGGAGCTTTCGCTCTCGCCTTTGCCCTCTTTGGCACAAAGGTTCTCATTCGAATTCTTGCAGCACGTGGTTACGGTCAGATCATTCGAGACGATGGACCATCAACACATAAAACAAAGCATGGCACGCCAACAATGGGCGGCATCATTTTTATCCTTGCAGCAATTTTTGGTTATCTCATGGCTCACCTTATTTCAGGTACCCCTACAACGGCTTCGGCCTTATTAGTTATTGGCTTAGTTGTTGGTTTAGGTTTTGTTGGATTTCTTGATGATTGGCTCAAAGTTTCACGTCAAAACTCTCGTGGCCTTAAGGGACGCTACAAACTTCTAGCCCAGGCATCACTTGCTGGTGTCTTTGGTTATGCAGGTCTGCAGTTTGCTGATCAATACAAACTCACTCCAATTTCGCAATATCTTTCAACGGTTAAAGAAACTTCAATCTACCTAGGTACTGGACTAGTTATCGCCTTTGTAATCCTGATGGTGATGTCGGCAAGTAATGGTGTGAATTTGACTGATGGTCTAGATGGTTTAGCAACAGGTGCAACCATCATGACTTTCCTAGCTTTTGTATTAATCGGTGTATGGGAGTTTGGTCAAAGTTGCTCAATCGATGCGATCACAACAGCTAACTGTTACCAAGTTCGAGATCCACTTGACCTAGCTGTTCTAGCTGCCGCATTTGCTGGAGGTTGCACAGGTTTTCTTTGGTGGAACACCGCACCTGCCAAAATCATTATGGGAGACACTGGATCACTAGCCCTTGGAGCAGCTATTGCAGGCTTTGCAACAACGCTTCGAGTGGAACTGCTTTTGATTCCACTTGGCGGCCTATTTGTTATTGTCACAATGTCAGTAGTGATTCAGACTCTTTACTTCAAGCTCAGTGGCGGCAAGCGTGTTTTTCGTATGGCACCGCTACATCATCACTTTGAGTTAAAGGGTTGGGCTGAGATAACTGTTGTTATTCGTTTCTGGATTATTGCTGGACTGTGCGTTGCAGGCGGTTTGGGTCTGTTCTATGCACAGTGGGTAGCTAAGTAA
- the ftsW gene encoding putative lipid II flippase FtsW, with translation MKVQKRSTLFSRPINLYYMLVGSTMALSIFGLIMVFSASSIYSLENKGATWAILFRQLIFLVLALPMAWVLSRFSLARWKFFARFGVLASVGLLAVVQLPGVGKSVNGNNNWISLGFADVQPSEIAKFLMILWAGSILAKRESAGDIQANVLKLIAPAFLLCIFLVLLGKDLGTASVFAFVLAGMLWVSGVHLKLFAAISAVGFLGIAALIISAPYRVARFSVFLNPFAEDQYKSVGWQPAHSLLGLASGGLFGVGLGASRQKWGNLPEAHTDFIFSVIGEELGLFGTIATLLMLSTLLFSIFKIALRTQDPMVRYVCSGIGCWIGVQTVLNIGSAVSVLPVVGVTLPLLSYGGSALIATYMGIAFVIGAARRDPAIYRELEKTGIPKWLR, from the coding sequence ATGAAAGTACAAAAGCGAAGCACGCTTTTCTCACGCCCCATCAATCTCTATTACATGTTAGTTGGCAGCACGATGGCCTTGAGCATTTTTGGACTCATCATGGTTTTTTCTGCCTCCTCTATTTACTCTCTTGAAAACAAGGGCGCAACGTGGGCAATTCTCTTTCGCCAACTCATATTCTTAGTTCTAGCACTTCCTATGGCATGGGTGCTCTCTCGCTTTTCATTAGCTAGATGGAAATTCTTTGCCCGCTTTGGTGTTCTAGCTTCAGTAGGATTACTTGCTGTCGTGCAATTGCCTGGTGTGGGCAAAAGTGTGAATGGTAATAACAACTGGATATCACTTGGCTTTGCTGATGTTCAACCCAGTGAAATCGCCAAGTTCTTAATGATCTTGTGGGCGGGCTCAATTTTGGCTAAACGAGAGAGCGCTGGAGACATTCAAGCTAATGTTCTTAAACTGATTGCTCCAGCATTCTTACTTTGTATCTTTTTAGTTCTACTTGGAAAAGATCTAGGAACAGCTTCAGTATTTGCCTTTGTTTTGGCAGGAATGCTCTGGGTTTCTGGAGTCCACCTCAAACTATTTGCAGCGATTTCAGCAGTGGGATTTTTGGGTATTGCAGCATTGATTATTTCGGCTCCTTATCGCGTTGCTCGATTCTCGGTTTTTCTCAATCCATTTGCTGAAGATCAATACAAATCAGTGGGTTGGCAGCCTGCTCACAGCCTTTTAGGCCTAGCTAGTGGTGGCTTATTTGGTGTGGGACTTGGAGCTAGTCGCCAAAAGTGGGGAAATCTTCCTGAAGCCCATACCGACTTTATTTTCTCTGTCATCGGTGAAGAGTTAGGTCTGTTTGGAACTATCGCAACTTTGTTAATGCTTTCAACACTTTTGTTTTCTATATTTAAAATTGCATTGCGAACCCAAGATCCCATGGTGCGCTATGTCTGTTCAGGCATTGGGTGCTGGATAGGTGTTCAAACTGTGCTCAACATCGGCTCTGCAGTCAGCGTTCTTCCAGTGGTGGGTGTAACTTTGCCACTACTTTCCTATGGAGGTTCGGCGTTGATTGCTACGTATATGGGAATTGCATTTGTTATTGGTGCGGCCCGTAGAGATCCAGCAATTTATAGAGAACTGGAAAAAACAGGAATACCTAAATGGCTTCGATAG
- a CDS encoding YggT family protein has translation MSIGALLANVLQLFLFALLARLILDYVRMFARNWRPKGIGLLLVELVYSITDKPMAFVGRYIPPLRLGAVSLDLSFIVLFFGVQLLMGLVRSL, from the coding sequence GTGAGTATCGGAGCGTTACTTGCTAACGTCCTGCAGTTATTTCTCTTTGCTTTACTAGCTCGTTTAATCCTGGATTATGTCCGTATGTTTGCACGCAACTGGCGACCTAAAGGTATTGGTCTGCTGCTAGTGGAACTTGTTTATAGCATCACAGATAAGCCAATGGCATTTGTCGGACGCTACATCCCGCCACTTCGCCTTGGAGCAGTGAGCCTAGATTTATCTTTTATTGTTCTCTTCTTCGGAGTGCAATTACTTATGGGGTTAGTTCGCTCGCTTTAG
- the ftsZ gene encoding cell division protein FtsZ, which produces MASPQNYLAVIKVVGIGGGGVNAINRMIDVGLKGVEFIAINTDAQHLLMSDADVKLDIGRKTTRGLGAGMDPDKGREAALDHADDIEEILRGADMVFVTAGEGGGTGTGAAPVVAKIAKDIGALTIGVVTRPFSFEAKLRSAQADVGIEALRAEVDTLIVIPNDRLLAISDRTITLADAFKSADQVLLSGVQGITEIITQPGLINLDFADVKAVMSGAGSALMGIGSARGENRALRAAELAISSPLLEASIDGAMGVLLSVSGGSDLGLFEVNEACELVQSAVHPNAKFIFGTTIDDALGDEVRITVVAAGFEGGEPRKVVTPVIDAATLGGVANPIPSNDPISVALDLDSESTPRRRVTFEELVAEDEIDVPDFMK; this is translated from the coding sequence GTGGCTTCACCGCAGAATTATTTGGCAGTCATCAAGGTTGTTGGTATTGGTGGCGGTGGAGTAAATGCAATCAATCGCATGATTGATGTTGGACTCAAAGGTGTTGAGTTCATTGCAATTAACACAGATGCACAACATTTATTAATGAGTGATGCAGATGTGAAATTAGATATTGGTAGAAAAACAACACGTGGTCTTGGCGCAGGTATGGATCCAGATAAGGGACGCGAAGCAGCACTTGATCACGCAGATGACATTGAAGAAATTTTGCGCGGTGCAGATATGGTTTTTGTTACCGCAGGAGAAGGTGGCGGAACTGGAACTGGCGCAGCACCTGTCGTTGCAAAGATTGCTAAAGATATTGGTGCACTAACTATTGGTGTTGTTACACGCCCATTCTCATTTGAAGCAAAACTTCGTTCAGCTCAAGCAGATGTTGGCATCGAAGCACTTCGCGCAGAAGTTGATACTTTAATTGTTATTCCAAATGATCGCCTTCTTGCGATTTCAGATCGCACCATTACTTTGGCAGATGCCTTTAAGAGTGCAGACCAAGTTCTACTCTCTGGTGTTCAAGGAATTACAGAGATCATCACTCAGCCTGGATTAATCAATCTTGACTTTGCAGATGTGAAAGCAGTTATGTCCGGAGCAGGTTCTGCGTTAATGGGAATTGGTTCTGCACGGGGAGAAAATCGCGCACTACGTGCTGCTGAGTTAGCTATTTCTTCACCACTTCTTGAAGCATCCATTGATGGTGCTATGGGAGTCTTGCTTTCAGTTTCTGGGGGATCTGATCTTGGTCTCTTTGAAGTCAATGAGGCCTGTGAGTTAGTTCAATCTGCTGTTCACCCAAATGCCAAGTTCATCTTCGGAACAACAATTGATGATGCTCTAGGTGATGAAGTTCGTATCACTGTTGTTGCAGCTGGCTTTGAAGGTGGGGAACCGCGCAAGGTTGTGACTCCAGTTATTGATGCTGCGACTTTGGGCGGGGTTGCTAATCCAATTCCAAGCAATGACCCAATCTCAGTTGCTTTGGATTTAGATTCTGAATCAACTCCACGCCGCCGAGTTACTTTTGAAGAACTCGTCGCCGAGGATGAGATCGACGTTCCAGACTTCATGAAGTAA
- a CDS encoding UDP-N-acetylglucosamine--N-acetylmuramyl-(pentapeptide) pyrophosphoryl-undecaprenol N-acetylglucosamine transferase — MASIVLAGGGTAGHIEPALAVARVWQSANPKDEISFLGTAQGLENTLIPAAGFSVSNIPKVRISRKPSPSWLNIPFDLVASVKACHSLLKGADLLIGFGGYVSAPAYIAARILGVPTIIHEANAKPGWANRLGALFTPYLAVAHGVNAGMFSKALITGLPLRSDVAAALKSAGADWHKARAEAKIRLGFSPATPLVFVMGGSQGSVAINKVIEQGVPMFSTKGIAVMHSVGRANVLPPATDLYRPVAYVDQMADAYLAADLIIARSGAVTCAEFRALGRYALFVPLPIGNGEQFHNARGLVADGRAEVIDQKEFTTSYLHTHIDALLASSNSAPLEGSTLDADAALKIAALGQHALEAR, encoded by the coding sequence ATGGCTTCGATAGTTCTTGCTGGCGGGGGCACCGCAGGCCACATTGAACCAGCGCTGGCTGTGGCACGTGTGTGGCAAAGCGCTAATCCAAAAGATGAAATTAGCTTTTTAGGAACTGCGCAAGGTTTAGAAAATACTTTGATTCCTGCTGCAGGCTTTAGCGTTAGCAATATTCCAAAGGTTAGAATTTCAAGAAAGCCTTCGCCTTCTTGGTTGAATATTCCCTTTGACTTAGTTGCATCAGTAAAGGCCTGCCATTCGCTCTTGAAAGGTGCAGATTTACTCATTGGCTTTGGTGGTTATGTCAGTGCACCTGCCTATATCGCAGCTCGCATTCTCGGCGTTCCAACGATTATTCATGAGGCCAATGCAAAGCCTGGATGGGCAAATCGACTAGGCGCACTCTTCACCCCTTATCTAGCAGTTGCTCATGGAGTTAACGCAGGCATGTTTAGTAAAGCTTTGATTACGGGCTTACCACTTCGAAGTGATGTTGCCGCTGCGCTCAAGAGCGCTGGAGCTGATTGGCACAAAGCCAGAGCAGAGGCAAAGATTCGTTTGGGTTTTAGTCCTGCTACACCTTTGGTTTTCGTCATGGGCGGATCACAAGGATCGGTTGCAATAAATAAAGTGATAGAGCAAGGCGTGCCGATGTTTTCAACCAAAGGTATTGCCGTGATGCATTCAGTGGGTCGTGCAAATGTGTTGCCACCAGCTACTGATCTCTATCGCCCAGTGGCATATGTGGACCAGATGGCTGATGCCTATTTAGCTGCTGACCTGATTATTGCGCGCAGTGGGGCAGTGACTTGCGCTGAATTTAGGGCCCTTGGCCGTTACGCTCTTTTTGTGCCACTGCCAATTGGAAACGGAGAACAGTTCCACAATGCACGTGGTTTAGTCGCAGATGGGCGAGCTGAAGTTATTGATCAAAAGGAATTCACAACCAGCTATTTGCACACTCATATTGATGCCCTACTTGCTTCAAGTAACTCAGCACCCCTTGAGGGATCAACGCTAGATGCAGATGCAGCTCTAAAAATCGCAGCTTTAGGCCAGCATGCACTGGAGGCTCGATGA
- a CDS encoding cell division protein SepF codes for MANALKRVANYLGLMDDPEFDTPIATSTAPATTSSDVRIKPRSPRPVSSVVTTSSVEVAPQLDLPVLDRIVTLHPRFYNEARTIGEHFRLGNPVIINLTDMDESEHKRLVDFASGLAFGLHGTIERVTKKVFLLSPANVSIDVEDKSAAAQASFFNQS; via the coding sequence ATGGCTAATGCACTCAAGCGCGTCGCGAACTACTTAGGTTTGATGGACGACCCAGAATTCGATACACCAATTGCAACTTCAACTGCTCCAGCAACGACATCAAGTGATGTGCGAATCAAACCGCGCTCACCACGTCCGGTCTCTTCAGTTGTGACAACCTCTTCTGTAGAAGTTGCACCGCAATTAGATTTACCAGTCCTAGATCGCATCGTCACATTGCACCCACGTTTTTATAACGAGGCCCGCACAATCGGTGAGCACTTTCGTTTAGGCAATCCAGTCATCATTAATTTGACAGACATGGATGAGTCAGAGCACAAGCGCTTAGTTGACTTTGCAAGTGGACTTGCATTTGGTTTGCACGGAACAATTGAGCGAGTGACAAAGAAGGTTTTCCTTTTGTCTCCAGCTAATGTTTCAATCGATGTTGAAGACAAGTCAGCTGCAGCTCAAGCAAGCTTCTTTAATCAGAGCTGA
- a CDS encoding cell division protein FtsQ/DivIB, whose protein sequence is MKNKRLIALATAIFVGAASYALGWSTLFTVSSVEVTGTDQRLPQSIKVGEKLARVEPRAVAATYEKFAFVQDAQVSRNWISGKVTISITSRTPVAIFKNQAIDDSGKAFVVKGQLPAALPQIQAGSVEIAVAAVEFMKSLPEEIRSNLKILKVRSTGAYVMDVDVQGRKVEVRWGFATENELKAKVYKALLEQPENAKLKRMDLSAPHAPIVK, encoded by the coding sequence ATGAAAAACAAACGCCTCATAGCACTTGCTACCGCGATCTTTGTAGGAGCTGCCTCCTATGCCTTGGGTTGGTCAACTCTTTTCACGGTCAGCTCTGTTGAAGTAACGGGGACAGATCAAAGATTGCCTCAAAGTATTAAGGTCGGAGAGAAGCTGGCACGAGTGGAACCGCGGGCAGTTGCAGCGACCTATGAAAAGTTTGCATTTGTGCAAGATGCACAAGTGAGTAGAAATTGGATTTCAGGCAAAGTTACGATTTCTATTACATCAAGAACCCCAGTTGCCATCTTCAAAAATCAAGCGATAGATGATTCAGGAAAAGCTTTTGTAGTTAAGGGCCAGCTGCCAGCCGCTTTGCCACAGATTCAGGCTGGCTCAGTTGAAATTGCCGTGGCGGCCGTGGAGTTCATGAAATCATTACCGGAGGAGATTAGGTCGAATCTAAAGATTCTTAAGGTTCGAAGCACAGGGGCTTATGTCATGGACGTTGATGTGCAGGGCCGAAAGGTCGAAGTTCGTTGGGGATTTGCAACAGAGAATGAGTTAAAAGCAAAGGTTTATAAGGCTTTATTGGAACAACCAGAAAATGCAAAGTTAAAGAGGATGGATCTCTCTGCACCACATGCACCAATCGTTAAATAA
- the murC gene encoding UDP-N-acetylmuramate--L-alanine ligase, translating to MNKPTLQSLIGKRVHFIGIGGAGMSGLARISLSHGITVSGSDAKDSSVVKALQALGATISTTHAAANVDGADLVVYSTAISTSNAELMRAQELKLMTLTRAAALSILMSESKSIAVAGTHGKTTTSSMMAVALQACGADPSFAIGGTITASGSNAHRGTGEIFVAEADESDGSFIEYHPYAAIVTNVEHDHVDFFATPADVAQAFKDFAATIKAEGFLTYCADDEGAKALASTITTCALISYGVGEECDLRLDSIELEAMGSRARAIWRGKVVGFIELQVPGHHNLLNAAAVLATGLNLGFAAPELLTGLAVFRGTGRRFELKGTVHGIRVIDDYGHHPTEIDVTLKAARRFAGDGRLIVIFQPHRYSRTKAFSSQFAKVLDMADRAIVLEVYAASEKPIAGVTSRLITDAMSHGEYIPNFIEVTDSVIDSAEPQDVIITLGAGDVSSLAPIIVDGLSRRFG from the coding sequence ATGAATAAGCCAACGTTGCAATCTCTGATTGGCAAGCGCGTTCACTTTATTGGCATTGGTGGCGCAGGTATGAGCGGTTTGGCTCGTATTTCACTCTCTCACGGAATCACTGTCAGTGGTTCAGATGCTAAAGATTCATCAGTGGTTAAAGCTCTGCAGGCACTCGGTGCAACTATTTCAACAACGCATGCCGCCGCTAATGTGGATGGTGCTGATTTAGTTGTTTACTCAACTGCGATTTCAACTTCTAACGCAGAACTTATGCGAGCCCAAGAGTTAAAACTTATGACTCTTACACGCGCTGCCGCACTTTCAATATTGATGTCTGAATCAAAGAGTATTGCTGTGGCAGGCACCCATGGCAAGACCACAACATCTTCGATGATGGCTGTTGCATTACAGGCATGTGGAGCTGATCCATCTTTTGCAATAGGCGGAACAATTACTGCTTCTGGCTCTAACGCTCACCGCGGAACAGGTGAAATCTTTGTTGCAGAAGCCGATGAATCTGATGGCTCATTTATTGAATATCATCCATATGCCGCAATAGTGACAAATGTTGAACATGATCATGTTGACTTCTTTGCAACTCCAGCCGACGTCGCCCAAGCCTTTAAAGATTTTGCTGCAACTATTAAGGCTGAAGGCTTCCTTACATACTGCGCAGATGATGAAGGCGCTAAGGCCTTGGCCTCAACTATTACAACGTGTGCGTTGATTTCTTATGGAGTTGGCGAAGAGTGCGATTTGAGATTAGATTCCATTGAGTTAGAGGCAATGGGCTCACGCGCCCGTGCAATTTGGCGGGGTAAAGTCGTTGGTTTCATTGAACTTCAAGTACCAGGCCATCACAACTTACTTAATGCCGCTGCGGTACTTGCAACAGGATTAAATCTTGGTTTTGCTGCCCCTGAATTACTCACGGGATTGGCTGTCTTTAGGGGCACAGGACGACGCTTTGAACTCAAGGGAACAGTGCATGGAATCCGAGTTATAGATGATTATGGACATCACCCAACAGAGATTGATGTGACATTAAAAGCTGCACGTCGCTTTGCAGGTGATGGACGCTTAATCGTTATCTTCCAACCACATCGCTATTCACGAACTAAAGCTTTTTCATCCCAGTTTGCCAAAGTGCTCGATATGGCAGATCGAGCGATTGTTCTAGAGGTCTATGCAGCAAGTGAAAAACCAATTGCCGGTGTTACATCCCGTTTGATTACAGATGCAATGAGCCATGGGGAGTACATACCTAATTTCATTGAGGTCACAGATTCAGTTATTGATTCAGCAGAGCCACAAGATGTGATCATCACTCTTGGCGCAGGAGATGTCAGTTCTTTGGCACCCATCATCGTTGACGGTCTGAGCCGTCGTTTCGGATAA
- the murD gene encoding UDP-N-acetylmuramoyl-L-alanine--D-glutamate ligase, with product MPLSFDGQRILILGAGVTGNAVARSLVKRGAAVSIADENPAAKSEHTVIDAKNVVIKDFDSVVVSPGWRQDHPLVVAAMSAGLTLLNEVDLAWQIKSEIAPGQKWLALTGTNGKTTTVEMVAAMLKSGGLKATACGNVGETVIEVVDRSDAFDVLVLELSSFQLHWSKQAQFVACAILNIADDHIDWHGSFDAYAKAKLTILDRATTAVLNASDGEILKRSSHWQGRKVFYSLETPAPGEIGLVEELLVDRAFVQDPQEASMFAELAEVKPTIPHNVSNTLAAAALARTVGVSHEDIRSAIKAFRPGRHRIETVHTADSINWVDDSKATNPHAATASLLSHESVIWIAGGLAKGAAMEELVERTAKRIKAAILIGTDRALIEAALIKFCPDVPRVLIDGNSSQELMEKVVSAAQGFAQSGDTVLLAPACASMDQFVSYADRGDRFAAAVKKVVSK from the coding sequence ATGCCACTCTCTTTTGATGGCCAGAGAATTCTTATTCTTGGCGCAGGTGTTACGGGAAATGCTGTTGCCCGATCACTTGTGAAAAGAGGTGCTGCTGTAAGCATCGCTGATGAAAACCCAGCTGCTAAATCAGAACACACAGTTATTGATGCTAAGAATGTAGTAATTAAGGATTTTGATTCAGTAGTCGTTTCACCAGGCTGGCGACAAGATCACCCATTGGTGGTTGCAGCAATGTCGGCAGGTCTAACACTTCTCAATGAAGTTGATTTGGCGTGGCAGATTAAGAGCGAGATTGCACCAGGGCAAAAGTGGCTGGCATTAACTGGCACCAATGGAAAGACCACCACAGTTGAAATGGTTGCAGCAATGCTAAAAAGTGGTGGGCTCAAGGCAACGGCCTGTGGCAATGTTGGTGAAACTGTTATTGAAGTCGTTGATCGCAGTGATGCTTTTGATGTACTAGTTCTTGAGCTTTCCTCTTTTCAACTTCACTGGTCTAAGCAGGCTCAATTTGTGGCATGTGCAATCCTCAATATTGCCGATGACCACATTGACTGGCATGGAAGCTTTGATGCTTACGCTAAAGCCAAACTGACAATCCTTGATCGTGCAACAACTGCGGTTTTAAATGCAAGTGATGGTGAAATTCTTAAGCGCTCAAGCCATTGGCAGGGCCGCAAAGTCTTTTATAGCTTAGAGACTCCAGCACCAGGTGAGATTGGCTTGGTGGAAGAACTACTGGTTGATCGTGCATTTGTTCAAGATCCACAAGAAGCATCTATGTTTGCTGAGTTAGCTGAAGTAAAACCAACAATCCCACATAATGTTTCCAATACTTTGGCCGCTGCTGCTCTTGCCAGAACCGTTGGTGTTTCTCATGAAGATATTCGAAGTGCAATCAAGGCCTTTAGACCGGGGCGCCACCGTATTGAAACAGTGCATACAGCTGATTCAATCAACTGGGTCGATGATTCCAAAGCCACAAATCCGCATGCGGCGACTGCATCACTACTTTCACATGAGTCAGTGATTTGGATTGCTGGGGGATTGGCTAAAGGTGCAGCGATGGAAGAGTTAGTAGAGCGCACTGCCAAGCGAATTAAAGCTGCCATTCTCATTGGCACCGATAGAGCTCTCATTGAAGCTGCACTTATCAAGTTCTGCCCAGATGTTCCACGTGTTCTAATCGATGGTAATTCATCGCAGGAGTTAATGGAAAAAGTAGTGAGTGCGGCCCAAGGCTTTGCTCAATCAGGGGATACGGTTTTACTAGCACCGGCATGTGCCTCTATGGATCAATTCGTTTCCTATGCCGATCGCGGTGATCGCTTTGCTGCGGCAGTGAAGAAGGTTGTGAGCAAATGA
- a CDS encoding YggS family pyridoxal phosphate-dependent enzyme yields the protein MAIDRRSEIAGNLEAVREQISKAAESAGRSVDEITLIAVTKTFPASDVEILKDLGVSDFGENRDSDAAPKAVAISGTWHFQGQIQSNKLKSITSWANVIHSLDEIRHFEVIEKSAAHALDIFCQVSLDGSEGRGGVSEQKLYELAKEIEKSPTHRLQGLMAVAPLGVDPATAFSKLSAIHKAFMADFPKANKLSAGMSGDFKEAIAHGATHIRIGIQILGSR from the coding sequence GTGGCTATAGATCGCAGAAGTGAGATTGCAGGCAACTTAGAGGCAGTTCGTGAGCAGATATCAAAGGCTGCTGAAAGTGCGGGCAGGTCAGTCGATGAGATAACACTTATTGCAGTGACTAAGACTTTTCCAGCAAGTGATGTTGAGATTTTGAAGGACCTAGGTGTGAGTGATTTTGGTGAAAATAGAGATTCAGATGCAGCGCCAAAGGCGGTTGCAATCTCGGGAACGTGGCATTTTCAAGGCCAGATACAGAGTAATAAGTTGAAATCAATTACTTCTTGGGCCAATGTGATTCATTCTTTGGATGAGATTCGACATTTTGAAGTGATTGAGAAAAGCGCTGCGCATGCTCTCGATATCTTCTGTCAGGTTTCACTGGATGGTTCAGAGGGGCGCGGGGGAGTAAGTGAGCAAAAGCTCTATGAACTGGCCAAGGAGATAGAGAAATCGCCGACCCACAGACTTCAAGGTCTGATGGCCGTTGCTCCTTTAGGTGTTGATCCTGCAACTGCATTTTCAAAATTATCAGCGATACATAAGGCTTTTATGGCCGATTTTCCAAAGGCAAATAAATTATCTGCTGGCATGAGTGGGGACTTTAAAGAGGCCATTGCCCATGGTGCGACACATATTCGGATAGGTATCCAAATCCTGGGTTCGCGCTAG